The proteins below come from a single Desulfitobacterium metallireducens DSM 15288 genomic window:
- a CDS encoding ABC transporter substrate-binding protein, translating into MKKKLSKIMAVMVSLFLMLSLTACSSSTTQTTSKAQTLKKVGILQVVEHPSLNEIREAIVKELGDKGFKDGENITIDYQNAQGDQSNLKTMAQKFVNGKYDLIIAIATPSAQAVVSETKEIPIVFSAVLDPIGAGVIQNFEKPGGNVTGTSNAVSAEKVMELASQITPGIKKIGTVYNPGESNAAWVINSLKEYTAKNNINLVEATVTNSSEVQQAANSLVGKVDAIFIPNDNTVATAMPVVSQIAIKAKLPVYVTADSLVRDGGLATNGINYTTLGQETADMAVEVLNGKKPGDISAKTMSKMNVYLNKDTANALGITFPEELLKQAVQVVEKK; encoded by the coding sequence ATGAAAAAGAAATTGTCCAAGATTATGGCGGTCATGGTATCTCTGTTCTTAATGTTGTCTTTGACAGCCTGTTCCTCAAGTACCACCCAGACAACGTCAAAGGCTCAAACCCTGAAAAAAGTGGGTATTTTACAGGTGGTTGAACATCCCTCGCTGAATGAAATCAGGGAAGCGATAGTTAAAGAGTTAGGTGATAAAGGATTTAAAGATGGTGAAAACATTACGATTGATTATCAGAATGCTCAGGGTGATCAATCCAACCTAAAAACGATGGCGCAGAAGTTTGTTAATGGTAAGTACGATTTGATTATCGCGATAGCAACACCTTCAGCTCAAGCGGTGGTTAGTGAAACAAAGGAGATCCCGATTGTATTCTCAGCCGTTCTTGATCCGATTGGCGCAGGGGTTATCCAGAATTTCGAAAAACCAGGCGGCAATGTAACCGGTACGTCTAATGCCGTATCTGCAGAAAAAGTTATGGAACTTGCCAGTCAAATTACTCCAGGCATCAAAAAAATCGGGACGGTTTATAATCCAGGCGAATCTAATGCAGCATGGGTTATCAATAGTCTGAAGGAATATACAGCGAAGAATAATATAAACCTTGTTGAAGCAACCGTTACCAATTCTTCTGAAGTTCAACAAGCGGCCAATTCACTCGTGGGAAAAGTGGATGCGATTTTTATCCCCAATGATAATACAGTAGCTACTGCTATGCCGGTTGTATCTCAAATAGCTATTAAAGCAAAACTGCCGGTTTATGTTACAGCAGATTCCTTGGTCCGAGACGGAGGCTTAGCCACAAATGGCATAAACTATACAACATTGGGTCAAGAAACAGCTGACATGGCCGTTGAAGTTTTAAACGGTAAAAAGCCGGGTGATATTTCGGCAAAGACGATGAGTAAGATGAATGTCTACTTGAATAAAGATACCGCTAACGCGTTAGGGATCACTTTCCCTGAAGAGTTATTAAAGCAAGCTGTTCAAGTTGTTGAAAAGAAATAA
- a CDS encoding TOBE domain-containing protein, which yields MQLSARNQLKGKIKDIKKGPVSTEVVLDINGQSVVASITSTSADSLGLKVGDDAVAIVKASSVMIGVQ from the coding sequence ATGCAATTATCAGCCAGAAATCAGTTAAAAGGTAAAATTAAAGACATCAAAAAAGGTCCTGTTTCAACTGAAGTAGTTTTAGACATAAACGGACAGTCTGTTGTTGCAAGTATAACTTCAACATCAGCAGATTCTTTGGGCCTAAAAGTTGGAGACGATGCAGTTGCTATTGTCAAAGCCAGCTCAGTAATGATTGGCGTTCAATAA
- a CDS encoding 3'-5' exonuclease has product MPFIIFDLEFNQDVSSLQNFDRKRSPYPFEIIQMGAIKLDLEFNTVGTFNRYVKPTFYTRINPFVTELTGITTQQLLTEEPFPKIYKAYTTFINESDSIFCTWGMSDITELFRNIDDHQLSHRFLPKRVINLQPYVSTHFNLSQKNLLRLQHAVELLHIPITYAFHNALHDAFYTAEIFKKVYNSSIQPKPYDPSHRAIRPKQRKRVIDIDKLLQQFEKIYARKITEEEQEMIKLAYKMGRTNQFLKNV; this is encoded by the coding sequence ATGCCTTTCATTATATTTGATTTAGAATTTAATCAAGACGTTTCTTCTTTACAGAATTTTGATAGAAAACGATCTCCCTATCCCTTCGAAATTATCCAAATGGGTGCCATCAAATTAGATTTGGAATTTAACACCGTAGGCACTTTTAACCGTTACGTAAAGCCAACCTTCTATACAAGAATTAATCCATTTGTCACAGAATTGACCGGTATTACCACACAGCAGCTTCTAACAGAAGAACCCTTTCCTAAGATTTATAAGGCGTATACAACGTTTATCAACGAAAGCGATTCTATATTTTGTACTTGGGGCATGTCTGATATAACAGAACTATTCAGAAATATCGATGACCATCAATTAAGCCACAGGTTTTTACCGAAAAGGGTTATCAACCTACAACCCTATGTTTCCACACATTTCAATCTTTCTCAAAAAAACTTATTACGTCTTCAACATGCTGTTGAGTTACTCCATATCCCAATAACATATGCATTTCACAATGCACTTCATGATGCTTTTTATACAGCTGAAATATTTAAAAAAGTATATAATTCTTCGATTCAACCAAAACCCTATGACCCATCCCATAGGGCAATTAGACCAAAACAACGAAAAAGAGTGATAGACATCGATAAACTTCTTCAGCAATTCGAAAAAATATATGCCCGAAAAATAACCGAAGAAGAACAAGAGATGATTAAACTTGCCTATAAAATGGGGAGAACAAATCAATTTTTAAAAAACGTATAA
- a CDS encoding tyrosine-type recombinase/integrase, with the protein MSELRRKMKADMELKGYSPRTLSSYIKRVAGFANYFGKSPNDLGEDEIKEYLHHLITLPRSDSYINGAYSALKFLYQVTLQREWSSLRIPRTKMRKRLPEVLATSEIKELLKATSNLKHRTLLMTIYAAGLRVSEAANLKVNDIDSRRMVIRVRQGKGNKDRYTLLSEVNLSLLRTYWKAYQPQIWLFPGVTSDKPITTRTIQKVFQTSKEKAKITKNVSVHSLRHSFATHLLESGTDIYHIQRLMGHSSTKTTSIYIHLKQENMLKIKSPIDIWNFQ; encoded by the coding sequence ATGAGTGAATTAAGACGTAAGATGAAGGCAGATATGGAACTCAAGGGATATAGTCCAAGGACTCTTAGTTCCTACATTAAGAGGGTCGCAGGATTTGCCAATTACTTTGGGAAATCTCCGAATGACTTGGGCGAAGATGAGATAAAAGAATATCTTCATCATCTGATAACTCTCCCAAGAAGTGATTCCTATATCAACGGTGCTTATAGTGCCTTGAAGTTTTTGTATCAGGTAACATTGCAGAGAGAATGGAGCAGTCTTAGGATTCCAAGAACAAAGATGCGTAAGAGACTTCCGGAGGTACTCGCTACTTCTGAAATAAAAGAACTTTTAAAAGCCACATCGAACCTAAAGCATCGTACACTGTTAATGACAATTTATGCGGCTGGACTAAGAGTAAGTGAAGCTGCAAATCTCAAAGTGAATGATATAGATAGTAGACGTATGGTTATTAGAGTAAGACAAGGGAAAGGTAATAAAGATCGCTATACCCTCTTGTCTGAAGTAAATCTATCCTTACTTCGGACCTATTGGAAAGCATATCAACCCCAAATATGGCTATTTCCTGGAGTTACATCAGATAAACCCATTACAACACGAACGATTCAAAAAGTATTTCAAACGAGCAAAGAAAAAGCCAAGATCACGAAGAATGTTTCCGTACATTCCTTAAGGCATAGTTTTGCCACCCATCTATTAGAGTCTGGGACAGACATCTACCATATCCAAAGACTGATGGGACATAGTTCAACAAAAACAACCTCCATATATATTCACCTTAAACAAGAGAATATGCTCAAGATAAAAAGTCCAATTGATATTTGGAATTTCCAATGA
- a CDS encoding IS91 family transposase: MTEVADIFREFGPKYRKAHKLTQHTHKVMNAIERCRTSAMGGHVEECDTCGHIKISYNSCRNRHCPKCQGLAREKWLLARERDLLPVGYFHIVFTVPNDLNAFALRNQKEIYTLLFKASSETLMELGKDSKYLGAEIGHISILHTWGQNLMDHPHVHCIVPAGGLSLDGERWIHSRKNFFIPIKVISRVYRGKFMAYFKEACQKGKIKFEGELQRFVNTEELKVLVNALYQKEWIVYCKEPFSNPMKVMEYLGRYTHRVAISNERIIGIKKGRVSFKWKDYADQNKHKTMELEGEEFIRRFLLHVLPLKFVKIRHYGILSNRSRNIKLTRCQDIFEIKKEKRAETKHTWEELLLQIKGIDVRSCPICHKGKMIKKELILPKAYSPPTKSIA, encoded by the coding sequence ATGACCGAAGTGGCCGATATATTTAGAGAGTTCGGACCCAAGTATCGAAAAGCCCATAAACTGACCCAGCATACACATAAGGTTATGAATGCAATTGAACGTTGTCGAACATCCGCTATGGGTGGTCATGTTGAAGAGTGCGATACGTGTGGACACATTAAAATCTCATATAATTCATGCCGTAATAGACATTGCCCAAAATGTCAGGGGTTAGCACGTGAAAAATGGCTATTAGCCAGAGAAAGAGACTTGCTCCCCGTTGGCTACTTTCATATCGTCTTTACCGTTCCTAACGATTTAAATGCTTTTGCCTTAAGAAACCAGAAGGAGATTTATACGCTTCTTTTTAAAGCATCATCAGAAACACTCATGGAATTAGGAAAGGACTCCAAATATTTAGGGGCAGAAATCGGTCATATTTCAATACTACACACCTGGGGTCAAAACCTGATGGATCACCCTCATGTGCATTGTATTGTACCGGCAGGCGGGCTGTCCTTAGACGGAGAAAGATGGATTCATTCACGAAAGAATTTCTTCATTCCGATTAAAGTAATTTCGCGGGTTTACCGTGGAAAATTCATGGCGTATTTTAAAGAAGCTTGCCAAAAAGGGAAGATTAAATTTGAGGGTGAACTTCAAAGATTTGTGAATACAGAAGAACTTAAAGTTCTAGTAAACGCGCTATACCAGAAGGAATGGATTGTTTATTGTAAAGAACCGTTTAGTAACCCAATGAAGGTCATGGAATATCTAGGGCGCTATACTCATCGCGTCGCTATATCCAATGAGAGAATCATAGGAATTAAGAAGGGTCGAGTAAGCTTTAAGTGGAAGGACTATGCAGATCAGAATAAACATAAAACGATGGAGTTAGAGGGTGAGGAATTTATACGTCGATTTTTATTGCACGTATTACCGCTTAAATTTGTTAAGATCAGGCATTATGGAATTCTCAGTAATCGAAGTAGAAATATAAAACTAACAAGATGTCAGGATATATTTGAAATTAAAAAAGAGAAGCGAGCAGAGACAAAGCATACCTGGGAAGAGTTACTTCTGCAGATTAAGGGTATAGATGTTCGAAGTTGCCCAATCTGTCATAAGGGTAAAATGATTAAAAAGGAACTTATATTGCCTAAGGCCTATTCTCCACCAACAAAGTCTATTGCTTAA
- a CDS encoding CPBP family intramembrane glutamic endopeptidase, whose amino-acid sequence MKKRFRRFKVSWPWYAFILFGIPLVMMLGISILPGALASFQGFPPGFPAKYIIYFVIVFFGGGPLGEEIGWRGFALPRMQARYGALRATLLLGVLWTFWHLPHFLTTAQRGGPGSSLSLLYVNLPIFLLLVMSIAVIMTWVFNHTKGSLFIAMLLHTSINTFSLILALFSAPIVTRTDLPVAIGLGILAIAILIFTGGKLGYQTDKEQIQPTIGNNKFTS is encoded by the coding sequence ATGAAAAAACGTTTTCGCAGGTTTAAAGTTAGTTGGCCTTGGTATGCTTTCATCTTATTTGGAATTCCTCTGGTGATGATGCTCGGGATTAGTATCCTTCCCGGAGCCCTGGCCAGTTTTCAGGGGTTTCCGCCTGGATTTCCTGCTAAATATATCATTTACTTTGTGATTGTTTTCTTTGGTGGCGGGCCGCTGGGTGAAGAAATTGGTTGGCGAGGATTTGCTCTGCCACGAATGCAAGCTCGATATGGCGCTCTGCGGGCGACGCTTCTCCTCGGAGTTCTGTGGACTTTTTGGCATCTGCCTCATTTTCTTACAACGGCCCAAAGGGGTGGCCCGGGTTCCAGTCTGTCCCTTCTTTATGTTAATTTGCCTATTTTCCTGCTACTGGTCATGTCCATCGCTGTAATTATGACCTGGGTTTTCAACCATACAAAGGGGAGTCTATTCATTGCTATGTTATTGCATACCAGTATAAATACGTTTAGCCTGATTCTGGCACTTTTTTCTGCTCCGATTGTAACAAGAACTGATTTACCGGTAGCGATCGGATTGGGTATTCTGGCAATCGCAATTCTCATTTTTACGGGAGGTAAACTTGGCTACCAGACAGATAAGGAACAGATTCAACCCACTATTGGAAATAATAAATTTACTTCTTAA
- a CDS encoding IS110 family transposase produces the protein MIDVPVLSIDVSKSKSVATLFKRYQESLTKPFSFSHSPRDMSRLTERLIKLECETGKRPHVVMEATGNYSKPISAYFQDAGYKVVVLNPLQTHAEKKKSVRKVKTDPIDTNRIAQVYYLNQFTEAKPLEEHILELQNLCRQYDGFNTLYTETQLRFQSVLDLLFPKFESVFAHLCSPTALSILSSFPSPTAILSASRDQIIECLKPAKKSKSWYELKTDELILAAQESLPSNRAQQSNIRVLRMYINLLVSQQNVLTDIRAQMVYWANFSPDYPLLRSIPGVGEATATTILAEIGDIKRFPSSKQLVAFAGIDPSVFQSGKFKSSHNKISKRGSPYLRKALYQATVAGISNRTGGPLNPILRDFYVRKLNEGKPAKVAIIATANKMLRMIYGILSSQRPFSGSK, from the coding sequence ATGATTGATGTTCCTGTTCTAAGCATTGATGTTTCTAAGTCTAAGAGTGTGGCTACTTTATTTAAACGTTATCAGGAATCACTGACCAAACCCTTTTCTTTCTCCCATTCACCTCGTGATATGTCTCGATTAACTGAGAGGCTAATTAAACTAGAATGTGAAACCGGTAAACGTCCTCACGTGGTTATGGAAGCCACGGGTAACTACTCCAAGCCGATTTCGGCTTACTTTCAAGATGCGGGTTATAAGGTTGTTGTTCTAAATCCTCTCCAAACTCACGCTGAGAAAAAGAAATCCGTTCGCAAGGTTAAGACTGACCCTATTGATACGAATCGGATTGCCCAGGTTTACTATTTAAATCAGTTTACCGAGGCCAAACCTCTTGAAGAGCATATCCTAGAGTTACAGAACCTTTGCCGCCAATATGATGGTTTCAATACGTTATATACTGAAACTCAGCTTCGGTTCCAATCTGTTTTAGACCTTCTGTTTCCGAAGTTTGAATCGGTGTTTGCTCACTTATGTAGCCCTACTGCTTTAAGCATTCTTTCTTCTTTTCCTTCACCAACAGCTATTTTATCGGCTAGCCGAGACCAGATTATCGAATGTCTTAAACCTGCGAAGAAGTCTAAAAGCTGGTACGAGCTTAAAACGGATGAACTTATATTAGCTGCCCAGGAAAGTTTGCCTTCTAACCGCGCCCAACAGTCTAACATACGGGTTTTAAGGATGTATATTAACCTCCTCGTATCCCAACAAAACGTTCTGACCGATATACGGGCTCAAATGGTCTATTGGGCAAACTTTTCCCCGGATTATCCTCTTCTCCGTTCAATTCCTGGCGTAGGAGAGGCTACAGCCACCACCATTCTCGCTGAAATTGGTGATATTAAGAGATTCCCGAGCTCAAAACAGCTGGTCGCTTTTGCAGGCATTGACCCTTCTGTCTTTCAATCGGGAAAGTTTAAATCGAGTCATAACAAGATATCCAAGAGAGGGTCACCCTATCTTAGAAAAGCGCTCTACCAGGCCACTGTGGCTGGGATCAGCAATAGAACAGGCGGCCCCTTAAACCCAATTCTCAGAGACTTTTATGTTCGTAAATTAAACGAAGGTAAACCGGCTAAGGTCGCCATAATAGCCACGGCTAACAAAATGCTAAGGATGATCTATGGGATTCTATCCTCACAACGGCCTTTTTCTGGTTCTAAATAA
- a CDS encoding GNAT family N-acetyltransferase: MIREIQKKDSVDFLNMLLHLDKETKTMMFEPDERPKDVKQIEDMIEQYSQTHSLLLIASEDDKVAGFLSAEKGCYNRIRHTAYIVVGILPEYQGKGIGTSFFNMLEEWAIKNKLTRLELTVMTHNQGAIHLYEKNGFQIEGLRSKSMIVDGQYIDEYYMARLLERHSSK, translated from the coding sequence TTGATAAGGGAAATACAGAAAAAGGATTCAGTAGATTTTCTAAATATGTTGTTGCATTTAGATAAGGAAACAAAAACAATGATGTTTGAGCCGGATGAAAGACCTAAAGACGTTAAACAAATAGAAGATATGATAGAACAATATAGTCAAACTCATTCATTGCTGTTGATTGCCAGCGAAGACGATAAAGTTGCTGGTTTCCTTTCGGCTGAAAAAGGTTGTTACAACAGAATAAGGCATACGGCATATATAGTTGTAGGAATATTACCTGAATATCAAGGAAAAGGAATAGGAACAAGCTTTTTTAATATGTTAGAAGAGTGGGCAATTAAAAACAAACTGACTAGATTGGAACTAACCGTAATGACTCATAATCAGGGAGCCATCCACCTTTATGAAAAGAATGGATTTCAAATTGAAGGGTTAAGATCGAAATCTATGATTGTAGATGGTCAATATATAGATGAATATTATATGGCTCGGCTTTTGGAAAGGCATAGTTCGAAATAA
- a CDS encoding metallophosphoesterase codes for MSRRAFIVGGIATLSYLYFDLHSIAVKRYTIAVSRLPSDFRGFTILHLTDLHNKEYGEGQRHLLELINRLHFDAVAITGDLVDKSSPNIEPAIALVKGLQSKPIFFVPGNHEWWTNFQIKSPLEDHGVRILENGSFKYARGNFHLWIIGVDDPYLGRDKLDKALSGIVDSVPKVLLAHAPNIFSKAVESNLDLILVGHTHGGQVRLPLVGAVIAPGQGLFPKLDYGQFTSGTTNMIINGGLGESVLPIRFYNRPEIVLVTLVTSS; via the coding sequence ATGTCCCGAAGAGCATTTATCGTAGGTGGGATTGCAACATTATCCTATCTATATTTCGATCTTCATTCTATTGCAGTAAAACGATATACCATTGCGGTTTCTAGACTACCAAGTGATTTTCGGGGGTTCACTATTCTCCATTTAACTGATTTGCATAATAAGGAATACGGAGAGGGTCAAAGGCATCTACTAGAGTTGATTAACCGACTGCACTTTGATGCAGTTGCAATTACAGGTGATTTAGTCGATAAGAGTAGCCCTAATATTGAACCAGCAATAGCATTGGTTAAAGGGTTACAATCTAAACCTATATTTTTTGTTCCGGGAAATCATGAGTGGTGGACAAACTTCCAAATCAAATCACCATTGGAGGACCATGGCGTACGAATATTGGAAAATGGGAGTTTCAAATATGCTAGGGGCAATTTTCATCTATGGATAATTGGTGTTGACGACCCTTATCTCGGAAGAGATAAGTTAGATAAGGCGCTTTCAGGAATCGTGGATTCTGTACCCAAGGTTTTATTAGCGCATGCACCAAACATTTTTTCCAAAGCCGTTGAAAGTAATCTCGATTTAATTTTGGTGGGGCATACGCACGGTGGACAAGTTAGACTTCCATTAGTTGGTGCAGTGATTGCACCCGGGCAAGGGCTTTTTCCTAAATTAGATTATGGCCAATTTACTTCTGGTACTACAAATATGATTATCAATGGTGGTTTAGGGGAAAGCGTTTTACCAATAAGATTTTACAATAGACCGGAAATTGTTTTAGTGACGTTAGTTACCTCTAGCTAG
- a CDS encoding GNAT family N-acetyltransferase — MNIISIKENPKYKDKAIQYFQSKWANEGSLMVYEDCITNCITTTNPLPQWYLLEHDGDIIGCAGLITNDFISRMDLYPWVCAVFIEEKYRGNAFGSLLLDKAKKDAKQGGFSHLYLCTDHIGYYEKYGFSYIGQGYHPWGESSRIYVADL; from the coding sequence ATGAATATTATATCGATCAAAGAAAACCCAAAATATAAGGACAAAGCAATTCAATATTTTCAAAGCAAGTGGGCTAATGAAGGTAGTTTAATGGTATATGAGGACTGTATTACTAATTGCATAACAACAACTAATCCTTTGCCACAGTGGTATTTGTTAGAGCATGATGGAGATATTATTGGCTGTGCAGGACTTATTACCAATGATTTCATTAGTAGAATGGATCTGTATCCTTGGGTTTGTGCTGTATTTATTGAAGAAAAATATCGTGGCAATGCTTTTGGATCATTGTTACTGGATAAGGCAAAGAAAGATGCAAAGCAGGGTGGTTTTTCCCATTTGTATCTTTGCACCGACCATATTGGATATTATGAAAAATATGGTTTTAGCTATATTGGACAAGGCTACCACCCTTGGGGAGAAAGTTCCCGGATTTATGTAGCAGATTTATAG
- a CDS encoding DUF4440 domain-containing protein, translating to METEALILEKLHQLEERLLRPEIRSSKEELMILLADDFVEFGSSGRIFYKQQITEALTHSLTEHMKLMDFQVKILASDVVLTTFRVVKPNEPREAMRNSLRSSIWKFFDDRWQMVFHQGTPQQWNTLCKFSNYT from the coding sequence ATGGAAACTGAAGCATTAATTCTAGAAAAACTTCATCAACTAGAAGAACGCTTACTGCGACCAGAAATTCGTAGTTCTAAGGAAGAGCTAATGATTCTTCTTGCAGATGACTTTGTTGAGTTCGGAAGTTCGGGACGTATATTTTACAAACAACAGATTACTGAAGCATTAACACATAGCTTAACGGAACATATGAAATTAATGGATTTCCAAGTAAAAATTTTGGCATCGGATGTAGTATTAACAACTTTTCGTGTAGTAAAGCCTAATGAACCAAGAGAAGCAATGAGAAATTCATTACGAAGCTCGATCTGGAAGTTTTTCGATGATAGATGGCAAATGGTTTTTCATCAAGGAACGCCCCAACAATGGAACACATTATGTAAATTTAGTAATTATACGTAA
- a CDS encoding helix-turn-helix transcriptional regulator produces the protein MNNRIRELRKTKNMTQEELAKISGVTRQTINAIENSKYNPTLELAIKLARLLGVHIDELFILEG, from the coding sequence ATGAATAACAGAATTAGGGAATTGAGAAAAACAAAAAATATGACACAAGAGGAACTAGCCAAAATATCAGGTGTTACACGTCAAACAATAAATGCAATAGAAAATAGCAAGTATAATCCAACTCTTGAACTAGCTATTAAATTAGCAAGGTTACTTGGTGTCCATATTGACGAGCTATTCATATTGGAGGGCTAA